DNA sequence from the Lycium barbarum isolate Lr01 chromosome 5, ASM1917538v2, whole genome shotgun sequence genome:
AGAATCCTTGGTATGAGATATGACAAGTTGCCTATGAAATACTTAGGATGTCCTCTGTACACAGGGAGGAAACTTATTGCTTATTTTTCTGACATGGTTAATAAGATTATTAACAGGGTTAAGGGATGGCACCTCAAATTTCTCTCATTTGGAGGAAGGGCAGTACTTATCAGACATGTTCTCATGGCCCTGAACACTCACACTTTTGCTGCTACACACCCACCAAAAGGTACGTTTGAACTTATAGAACTCTACATTTCTAGTTTCTTTTGGGCTGGTAGTGATAGTGATGGAAAACATCATTGGGTTGAATGGAGCAAACTTTGTTATCCATATGATGAAGGTGGTTCCAATTTTAGAAGTATGGAAGATAATAATAAAGCCTTCACTGCTAAGCAGCGGTGGAAGTTTAGAACTTCTAATTCCCTCTGGTCCCAATTCATCATAGCCAAATATTGCAAGGATTCTCATCCTTTAAATTGCAAGTGGAAATCTGGGCTTTCACATAGCTGGCAGGCAATTTGTAAGCTAAAAGACAATATTGATGAAATCATTTGGTGGAAGATTGGTAAAGGTAATGTGAGCttctggtttgataactggactaAGCAAGGTCCTCTGAATAATACTCTGGATAATGCTCCTATTCCTTATGATATCAAAGTCAATGAAGTCCTTAGGTACGGGCAATGGGACTAGAATGTCTTGGATATTCAACCTTCCAACATTACCAAGTCCTTTATCACTGATTTAGCTATTGAAATTGCCCATGATTGTGAAGACAGTCCTTACTGGACCTGCACTGAGTCTGGCAAGTTCACCATAGCCTCAGCTTGGAATATTCtcagacaaaaaaaaaacaactttccCAATTTGATACTAGAATCTGGCAAAAGAAGATCCCCTATAAAATGTCTTTCACTGTCTGGAGGGCGACTCATAATAGGATGCCCACTGATGACAGAGTTATCAAACTCGGCATCAATATTGCTTCCAAATGTTCTTGCTGTTATGGTCCTTACATGACTGCAAGTGCAAAAACTAGTGAACATCTATTTTGTTATGGTAACTATGCCCAGCACATCTGGAGTCACTTTGCAGAAAGAATGGGGATTAATTTCAGAAACACATCTCTGAGGAATCTCCTTTACAATTTCTGGAATTTCAAGACTTTAAACTCCATTTCTTCTTATATGTTGAAGATTATTCCTCCATTCATTACCTAGGAGTTGTGGAGATCTAGATGTTGCTCCAAATAGGAAGATGTAGCTCCTAATCTCAGAAGATCAGTCACCCTGATCACTTTCAACATATGCTAGCTAATCAGGAGCCAATTTACTAAACCAAACATTCCTGATAGTAGGGATTATTTATGCAAATTAATGGACTTACAGGTTTGTGATTCTACCACCTTTATGGTCAAATGGATCAAGCCTCCTCTCCTTTTTGTGAAAATGAACTCTGATGGCTCTTGCATCAATAGAACTTGTGGAGGGGGTGGAGTTTTTAGAGATGATCAAGGGAAATTTATTATGACCTTCACTATTCCCCTTGGTCAGGGCACTAGTAATTATGCTGAAGTTGTTGCTTTCTTGTTTGGTATTAGCTGGTGCCTAAACAATGGCTTTAACTTGATCCTTGGAGAGACCGACTCACTTCTCCTTCAAAACTGCATCACTAATCAGTGGACCTCTCCGTGGAAGATTGAAGAGACAGTGAAGAAGATTAAGCAGCTGATGATCGATAATGGCGTTATTACCAGACACTGCTTCAGAGAAGCCAACGAAGTTGCGGATAAACTTGCAACTCAGGGTCATAGATCCAATGAGAACTGTATTTACACTACTTTGCTACTCTACCAAGGCAAATCAAAGGCCTTCTAAATGTTGATAGATGGGATCTACCATCCTTTCGAGTCAAGAAGAGAAAACTTGGTGTTATCAACTTTTACCCACCTTGAATGCTCAGCTTTACTATCACTGTAATTACTTTGCTTTCATGTTCCAAAGTATAGTTTGTTTTCGCCCAAGTCAATTCATGAAGGCCAGGCCTAGTCCTCCTTCATCAAATGTAATTCTCTTATGGTGGTAATAAAATCttgacaatttaaaaaaaaaaaaagaagttgtaATTTGGGCTCTTTAAAATGCTTTAAGtgttcaaaaaatatttttgattaCTGAATCTACCACTATTTTGGGtgataataattttatttcaCATAGATTAAGGTCCTCTTTTCAAAGCAAGAACTTGGATATTTATTACCTACTTAGAAGATATATTAAACCTCCACTTTGACTTACATCTAATTGTTATGCTATTCATTTTATTCTTATACTTCGTTTTCTTTTAGCCTAATGCTTTACTAGTTTCTCTAATCATTATTGTATTTCACTGCATAAGTTAGTTTCTCTAATCATTATTGTATTTCACTGTATAAGTTTAAACTATTTTTACTATTATATTATCTATAACTAGCAATAATACTAATTTTATGTCTAACCATCATCCTATATTTGGTTATCTAAATTTTTAATACTTTATTTTTCTCACTATTTATTTTATTGGATCATTTTACCTCTAACCATTTACCATGCTATAGGTCATTTTATATACTTTATGACGTAGTAATTGAAATTGAAGAAGCCTAAAGTAT
Encoded proteins:
- the LOC132641152 gene encoding uncharacterized protein LOC132641152 isoform X2, whose amino-acid sequence is MAPQISLIWRKGSTYQTCSHGPEHSHFCCYTPTKSWCLNNGFNLILGETDSLLLQNCITNQWTSPWKIEETVKKIKQLMIDNGVITRHCFREANEVADKLATQGHRSNENCIYTTLLLYQGKSKAF